In the Pseudonocardia cypriaca genome, one interval contains:
- a CDS encoding VOC family protein, whose protein sequence is MPSRLNPYLSFDGDARSAMEFYADVFGGTLTMNTYGEYGDPDAPEADRIMHALLETRSGYTIMGADSQAGMPLSRGDDVALSLSGDDGDELRGYWERLSDGGTVSVPLEKQMWGDEFGMCADRFGVHWMVNIGQPAT, encoded by the coding sequence ATGCCTTCTCGTCTCAACCCCTACTTGAGCTTCGACGGCGACGCCAGGTCGGCCATGGAGTTCTACGCCGACGTCTTCGGCGGCACGCTCACGATGAACACCTACGGTGAGTACGGCGACCCGGACGCCCCCGAGGCCGACCGGATCATGCACGCGCTGCTGGAGACGCGCAGCGGGTACACGATCATGGGCGCCGACTCCCAGGCAGGTATGCCGCTGAGCCGCGGCGACGACGTCGCGCTGAGTCTCAGCGGTGATGACGGCGACGAGCTGCGCGGCTACTGGGAGCGGCTCTCCGACGGCGGCACCGTGAGCGTCCCGCTCGAGAAGCAGATGTGGGGCGACGAGTTCGGCATGTGCGCCGACCGGTTCGGCGTGCATTGGATGGTGAACATCGGTCAGCCGGCCACCTGA
- a CDS encoding DUF3040 domain-containing protein produces the protein MLNQNDRRRLEEIERRLLEEDPEFARHFTRWPPSSPRGTSRLLPILLLVVGGLGMLMSLLVMLPAVFVLSLAATVGGVWLRRRRRR, from the coding sequence ATGCTCAACCAGAACGACCGGCGCCGCCTCGAGGAGATCGAGCGCCGGCTGCTCGAGGAGGACCCCGAGTTCGCCCGTCACTTCACGCGGTGGCCGCCGTCCTCGCCCCGCGGGACCTCCCGGCTGCTGCCCATCCTCCTGCTCGTCGTCGGCGGGCTCGGAATGCTGATGTCGCTGCTCGTGATGCTGCCGGCGGTCTTCGTGCTGTCGCTGGCCGCCACGGTCGGCGGGGTCTGGCTGCGGCGGCGTCGGCGGCGTTAG
- a CDS encoding response regulator yields the protein MTVRVLLVDDQALFREALATLLAVHEGVEVVGEAGDGDEALRRAAELAPDVVLMDLRMPVLDGIGATRRLRVEQPGVRVIALTTFDDDEDVFAALRAGAVGYLLKDVSSARLVEAVHAAARGESVLQPSVAAKVVARFAQLPDTAQPERPQPLVVPLSDRELSVLRLLADGRSNREIAAELFLAEGTVKNHVTNVLAKLGARDRTQAALRARALGLL from the coding sequence GTGACGGTGCGGGTCCTGCTCGTGGACGACCAGGCCCTCTTCCGCGAGGCCCTCGCGACGCTGCTCGCCGTGCACGAGGGTGTCGAGGTTGTGGGCGAGGCGGGCGACGGCGACGAGGCACTGCGCAGGGCCGCCGAGCTCGCCCCCGACGTGGTGCTCATGGACCTCCGCATGCCCGTGCTGGACGGCATCGGGGCCACCCGCAGGCTGCGCGTCGAGCAACCGGGGGTCCGGGTCATCGCGCTCACCACGTTCGACGACGACGAGGACGTGTTCGCGGCCCTGCGCGCGGGCGCGGTCGGCTACCTGCTCAAGGACGTGTCGTCGGCGCGCCTCGTCGAGGCCGTGCACGCGGCAGCCCGCGGCGAGTCGGTGCTGCAGCCGTCGGTGGCCGCCAAGGTCGTGGCCCGGTTCGCGCAGCTGCCCGACACCGCACAGCCGGAGCGCCCGCAACCGCTGGTGGTACCCCTGTCGGACCGCGAGCTGAGCGTGCTCCGCCTGCTGGCCGACGGCCGCAGCAACCGGGAGATCGCCGCGGAGCTGTTCCTCGCCGAGGGCACGGTGAAGAACCACGTGACGAACGTGCTGGCGAAGCTCGGCGCCCGCGACCGCACCCAGGCGGCGCTGCGCGCCCGCGCCCTCGGGCTGCTCTGA
- a CDS encoding sulfatase has translation MILRRPAGAETEPPRWRPFVARLVTVLAALLVLIALVAPDTIADLTPAAFLRLPAEALVGVAALLVLPARARRPVAVVGGAVLGVLTVLKILDIGFSAVLARPFDPVLDWALLDDGLGFLGSSTGTAGQVAAVAAAVGVTIGVLVLVTLAVVRLAGVAVRHPRPATRAVAVLTPVWVACAVLGAQLVPGVPIASASAAVAAEQRALQVPASLLDQGSFTAALAADPFRDVPADQLLTALRGKDVVIAFVESYGRSAIEQPELSGPVTAALDAGNAQLASAGFATRSGFLTSPVAGGSSWLAHATMLSGLRVSNQARHDALMASDRLTLVNAFAKADWRTAAVMPGTTGEWPEARFYGHQRVYDFPSLGYRGPDLGWASVPDQYTMSAFERMEHAQPDRPPLFAEIALASSHMPWPLIPPVIGWDQVGDGSVYQTFTTGEPRDAVWAKGTEAVRSAYSRSIAYSLQTLVSWAQNSGDDDLVLIVLGDHQAAPVIVGPDAGYDVPTSIITRDRGVLDRIAGWGWEDGLRPSPQAPVWPMEDFRDRFLTTFGMGPVPESH, from the coding sequence ATGATCCTGCGACGCCCGGCCGGCGCCGAGACGGAGCCGCCGCGATGGCGGCCCTTCGTGGCGCGGCTGGTCACGGTGCTGGCCGCCCTGCTCGTCCTCATCGCCCTCGTGGCTCCGGACACGATCGCCGACCTCACCCCGGCCGCGTTCCTGCGACTGCCCGCCGAAGCCCTGGTCGGCGTCGCCGCCCTGCTCGTGCTCCCCGCTCGGGCCCGCAGGCCGGTGGCGGTCGTCGGCGGGGCCGTGCTGGGCGTGCTCACCGTCCTGAAGATCCTCGACATCGGTTTCTCCGCGGTGCTCGCCCGCCCGTTCGACCCGGTGCTCGACTGGGCGCTGCTCGACGACGGCCTCGGTTTCCTCGGTTCGTCGACCGGCACGGCCGGGCAGGTGGCCGCGGTCGCCGCCGCCGTCGGCGTGACGATCGGGGTGCTCGTCCTCGTGACGCTGGCGGTCGTGCGGCTGGCTGGCGTCGCGGTGCGGCACCCGCGCCCCGCGACCCGCGCCGTCGCGGTGCTCACGCCCGTGTGGGTGGCGTGCGCCGTGCTCGGTGCGCAGCTCGTGCCGGGCGTGCCGATCGCGTCGGCCTCCGCCGCTGTCGCCGCCGAGCAGCGGGCGCTGCAGGTGCCGGCGAGCCTGCTCGACCAGGGCAGCTTCACCGCGGCGCTCGCCGCCGACCCGTTCCGCGACGTGCCCGCCGACCAGCTGCTCACCGCGCTGCGCGGCAAGGACGTCGTGATCGCGTTCGTCGAGAGCTACGGGCGCAGCGCGATCGAGCAGCCCGAGCTCTCCGGGCCCGTCACCGCCGCGCTCGACGCGGGGAACGCGCAGCTGGCCTCCGCCGGCTTCGCGACCCGCAGCGGCTTCCTCACCTCGCCGGTGGCGGGCGGCAGCAGCTGGCTCGCGCACGCCACGATGCTGTCCGGGCTGCGCGTCTCCAACCAGGCCCGCCACGACGCCCTCATGGCGAGCGACCGCCTCACGCTCGTCAACGCGTTCGCCAAGGCCGACTGGCGGACGGCCGCCGTCATGCCGGGCACCACCGGTGAGTGGCCCGAGGCCCGGTTCTACGGCCACCAGCGCGTCTACGACTTCCCGTCGCTCGGCTACCGCGGGCCCGACCTCGGCTGGGCGAGCGTGCCGGACCAGTACACGATGTCGGCCTTCGAGCGCATGGAGCACGCGCAGCCCGACCGGCCGCCGCTGTTCGCCGAGATCGCGCTCGCCTCGAGCCACATGCCGTGGCCGCTCATCCCGCCGGTGATCGGCTGGGACCAGGTCGGCGACGGCTCGGTCTACCAGACGTTCACGACCGGCGAACCGCGCGACGCGGTGTGGGCCAAGGGCACCGAGGCCGTCCGTTCCGCGTACAGCCGCTCGATCGCCTACTCCCTGCAGACCCTCGTGTCGTGGGCGCAGAACTCCGGCGACGACGACCTGGTGCTCATCGTGCTCGGCGACCACCAGGCGGCGCCGGTGATCGTCGGGCCGGACGCCGGGTACGACGTCCCGACCTCGATCATCACTCGCGACCGCGGTGTGCTCGACCGCATCGCCGGGTGGGGCTGGGAGGACGGGCTGCGGCCGAGCCCGCAGGCCCCGGTCTGGCCGATGGAGGACTTCCGGGACCGCTTCCTCACGACGTTCGGGATGGGCCCGGTGCCCGAGTCGCACTGA
- a CDS encoding arginase family protein, with product MSIVVVDAPSNLGLRPPRPGTVPGCYKLAGALRDQGLLARLGARDGGVVTPPRYDRGDWAEGDGVFNAAAIARYSSRLADRVERCATPGAFVLVLGGDCSILLGTLLGLRRGGRTGLVYIDGHSDFRHPGNSPSVGAAAGEGLALVTGRGQPDLTDIEGLRPYVRDADAAALGMHEPGDPLLPEAREAVAVLATVEEMRATGCAAAAQRALGAMAPGVDRIWVHLDADVLDPSVMPAVDSPDPGGLQPAELVETLVPLLNDPRVAGLDLAIYDPDLDEPGDGARLLADVLVEALISATRAPGPSRTS from the coding sequence ATGAGCATCGTTGTGGTCGACGCGCCGTCGAACCTCGGGCTGCGCCCACCGCGGCCCGGCACCGTGCCCGGTTGCTACAAGCTCGCAGGCGCGCTGCGCGACCAGGGCCTGCTCGCGCGGCTCGGCGCCCGGGACGGCGGGGTGGTGACCCCACCTCGTTACGACCGCGGCGACTGGGCGGAGGGGGACGGGGTGTTCAACGCGGCCGCCATCGCCCGCTACTCCTCCCGGCTGGCGGATCGCGTCGAGCGGTGCGCGACGCCGGGCGCGTTCGTGCTCGTGCTGGGCGGCGACTGCAGCATCCTGCTCGGCACGCTGCTGGGGCTGCGCCGCGGCGGCCGCACTGGCCTGGTCTACATCGACGGGCACTCCGACTTCCGGCACCCGGGCAACTCGCCGTCCGTCGGCGCCGCGGCCGGTGAAGGGCTGGCGCTGGTCACCGGGCGCGGGCAGCCGGACCTGACCGACATCGAGGGGCTGCGGCCCTACGTCCGGGACGCCGACGCGGCGGCATTGGGCATGCACGAGCCCGGCGACCCGCTGCTGCCTGAGGCGAGGGAGGCGGTCGCCGTGCTGGCGACGGTCGAGGAGATGCGGGCCACCGGCTGCGCCGCGGCGGCCCAGCGGGCCCTCGGGGCGATGGCGCCCGGCGTCGACCGGATCTGGGTCCACCTCGACGCCGACGTCCTCGACCCGTCGGTCATGCCCGCGGTCGACAGCCCGGATCCCGGCGGACTGCAGCCCGCCGAGCTCGTCGAGACGCTGGTGCCGCTCCTGAACGACCCGCGGGTCGCCGGCCTCGACCTCGCGATCTACGACCCCGACCTGGACGAGCCGGGCGACGGCGCCCGGCTGCTCGCGGACGTCCTGGTCGAGGCTCTGATCAGTGCGACTCGGGCACCGGGCCCATCCCGAACGTCGTGA
- a CDS encoding APC family permease, with protein sequence MVDSAPAQAQPELKRAIGPRLLLFFVVGDILGTGIYALTGSVAAEIGGALWVPFLGAFVVAFLTAFSYLELVGKYPGAGGAALYTHRAFKVHILTFMVTFTVMCSGVTSAASAAKAFGDTYLKEFAVLPLWIVALAFIAGLAVINYRGVGESVKANVLLTCIEVTGLAIIIIAGLWAIGAGQGDAGRLVEINTGGETGLWAPWFAITTAVSLAFFAMVGFEDSVNMAEETKDPVKIFPKAMLLGMAVAGTIYVIVAIVSSMLVPAEELAAAKSGALLKVLQVSAPGFPLQLFAAIGLLAVINSALINMLMASRLLYGMANERVLPTVFATVHPTRRTPWVSILFSSAIAYILVMSVDISVLGGTTALLLLVVFTIVNIAVLVLRKHKVEHEHFRAPTWAPFLGIVLCFFLATPLSGRPLIQFAIAGVLLVIGLVLWLINHLVVGRVEFDPSHLDDSREHPHPRDPQR encoded by the coding sequence ATGGTGGACTCAGCCCCGGCGCAGGCCCAGCCCGAACTCAAACGAGCCATCGGACCCCGCCTCCTGCTCTTCTTCGTGGTCGGCGACATCCTCGGCACCGGCATCTACGCCCTGACCGGTTCCGTGGCCGCCGAGATCGGCGGCGCCCTCTGGGTGCCGTTCCTGGGTGCGTTCGTGGTCGCGTTCCTGACCGCGTTCAGCTACCTGGAGCTCGTCGGTAAGTACCCGGGCGCGGGTGGCGCGGCGCTCTACACGCACCGCGCGTTCAAGGTCCACATCCTGACGTTCATGGTGACGTTCACGGTGATGTGTTCGGGCGTCACGTCCGCCGCGTCGGCGGCCAAGGCGTTCGGCGACACCTACCTCAAAGAGTTCGCGGTACTGCCGCTCTGGATCGTCGCGCTGGCCTTCATCGCGGGCCTCGCGGTCATCAACTACCGGGGCGTCGGCGAGTCGGTCAAGGCGAACGTGCTGCTCACCTGCATCGAGGTGACCGGGCTCGCGATCATCATCATCGCCGGCCTGTGGGCGATCGGCGCCGGGCAGGGCGACGCCGGCCGGCTCGTCGAGATCAACACCGGTGGCGAGACCGGACTGTGGGCACCGTGGTTCGCGATCACCACCGCCGTCTCGCTCGCGTTCTTCGCCATGGTCGGGTTCGAGGACTCGGTGAACATGGCCGAGGAGACGAAGGACCCGGTGAAGATCTTCCCCAAGGCGATGCTGCTCGGCATGGCCGTGGCGGGCACGATCTACGTGATCGTCGCGATCGTGTCCTCGATGCTCGTCCCGGCGGAGGAGCTCGCCGCGGCCAAGAGCGGAGCCCTCCTGAAGGTGCTGCAGGTCAGCGCACCCGGCTTCCCGCTGCAGCTGTTCGCGGCGATCGGCCTGCTCGCGGTGATCAACTCGGCGCTGATCAACATGCTGATGGCGAGCCGGCTGCTCTACGGCATGGCCAACGAGCGAGTGCTGCCCACCGTGTTCGCCACCGTGCACCCCACCCGCCGCACGCCGTGGGTGTCGATCCTGTTCAGCAGCGCGATCGCCTACATCCTGGTGATGAGCGTCGACATCAGCGTGCTGGGTGGCACCACCGCGCTCCTGCTGCTCGTCGTGTTCACCATCGTCAACATCGCCGTGCTGGTGCTGCGCAAGCACAAGGTCGAGCACGAACATTTCCGCGCCCCCACCTGGGCGCCGTTCCTCGGCATCGTCCTGTGCTTCTTCCTGGCCACCCCGCTGTCCGGCCGCCCGTTGATCCAGTTCGCCATCGCCGGCGTGCTGCTGGTGATCGGCCTGGTGCTCTGGCTGATCAACCACCTGGTGGTGGGGAGGGTGGAGTTCGACCCGAGCCACCTCGACGACAGCCGGGAGCACCCGCACCCGCGCGACCCGCAGAGGTAG
- a CDS encoding DJ-1/PfpI family protein has protein sequence MNIVLRRAARALVVLVAALLLPAGFAAVSATAAFGAHYAPGPEWVLPAAAPVRHDPAKPTAVVVVGSLGAEVSDTLAPYEILSSTGRFNVYTVAPQRTPVPLTGGLDLVPDLTFDQLADLAAPSLVVVPALPRLDAPTTDTVTGWLRAQADRGAQLMSICNGAGVLASAGLLDDRPAAAHWMRLRGLAADHPQVRWVPGQRFVDDGNVVTTAGILSGVDGTLHVVERLLGPAAARDAAAAIGWRHHGAGTPAVTGIPVPDPAAILNAGFHPDPPTVGVALIDGVGEIELASVFDTQAWSLATRLHAVSLDGGPVRSRHGLTFLPRADLASAAPELDRLLVPGDGAVGAVEGGPEPEYVHDGSEFAFDATVTDLARSTDTATARWVATVLELPTDELALDGPAWPWLPTLVLVGLTLPGAGLAVAFLRRRATPVPADAR, from the coding sequence ATGAACATCGTCCTTCGCCGCGCTGCCCGTGCCCTCGTCGTCCTGGTCGCGGCCCTGCTCCTGCCCGCGGGGTTCGCGGCGGTCTCCGCGACCGCGGCCTTCGGCGCCCACTACGCGCCCGGACCGGAGTGGGTCCTCCCCGCGGCCGCCCCGGTCCGGCACGATCCCGCCAAGCCGACCGCCGTGGTGGTCGTCGGCTCGCTGGGCGCCGAGGTGTCCGACACCCTGGCCCCGTACGAGATCCTCTCCTCGACCGGCCGCTTCAACGTCTACACGGTCGCGCCGCAGCGCACGCCCGTCCCGCTGACCGGTGGGCTCGACCTGGTCCCCGACCTCACCTTCGACCAGCTGGCCGACCTGGCCGCTCCGTCCCTCGTGGTCGTGCCGGCCCTGCCCCGTCTCGACGCCCCCACCACCGACACCGTCACCGGCTGGCTGCGGGCGCAGGCCGACCGCGGTGCGCAGCTGATGTCGATCTGCAACGGCGCCGGGGTGCTCGCGTCCGCGGGCCTGCTCGACGACCGACCCGCGGCCGCGCACTGGATGCGGCTGCGCGGGCTCGCGGCGGACCACCCGCAGGTGCGGTGGGTGCCCGGGCAGCGCTTCGTCGACGACGGGAACGTCGTCACCACCGCCGGGATCCTGTCCGGCGTCGACGGCACGCTGCACGTCGTCGAGCGGCTGCTGGGTCCCGCGGCCGCCCGCGACGCCGCCGCGGCCATCGGCTGGCGGCACCACGGAGCGGGTACCCCGGCGGTCACGGGCATCCCGGTGCCCGACCCCGCCGCGATCCTGAACGCCGGCTTCCACCCCGACCCGCCGACCGTCGGTGTGGCGCTCATCGACGGTGTCGGCGAGATCGAGCTCGCCTCGGTGTTCGACACGCAGGCGTGGTCGCTGGCCACGCGCCTGCACGCCGTGTCCCTGGACGGGGGTCCGGTGCGCTCCCGGCACGGGCTGACGTTCCTGCCCCGCGCCGACCTGGCGAGCGCCGCGCCGGAGCTCGACCGCCTGCTCGTGCCCGGCGACGGTGCCGTGGGAGCGGTGGAAGGCGGCCCGGAGCCCGAGTACGTGCACGACGGGTCCGAGTTCGCGTTCGACGCCACCGTCACCGACCTGGCCCGCAGCACCGACACCGCCACCGCGCGCTGGGTGGCGACGGTGCTCGAGCTGCCCACCGACGAGCTCGCCCTCGACGGGCCCGCGTGGCCATGGCTCCCAACGCTCGTCCTCGTCGGCCTCACCCTGCCGGGCGCCGGGCTGGCGGTGGCGTTCCTGCGGCGCCGGGCCACCCCGGTCCCGGCCGACGCGCGATGA
- a CDS encoding sensor histidine kinase: MNRALAVLTGGAFLTLVIAVVGSGGPLTALPVGAAYTLLATAGFRWVRRRGRLPWSAAYVVVQFALAFSTFALQPGVATTLFFVVLVSQCVLVLPRPAVVVLVLLIPFAHAPMESWQAALREGVGLFAAVVFAAVITELLQREQQLRRDLAEAHEQLRDYAAQAERLATAQERNRVARDIHDGLGHSLTVVQMQVKAARAVLAADPAKADPAAVDAVLAKAQQQSEEALGEVRRSVRALRDPRATEPLPEALRRLAEEASAVGVPTRLDVSGTQRPLPDDAREALYRAAQEGLTNVRKHARAGRADLLLHYGETTVRVAVRDDGVGTGDGHSPGFGLVGLRERAAQIGGQLRVESTPGAGCTLTMEVPG, from the coding sequence GTGAACCGGGCGCTCGCGGTGCTGACAGGCGGCGCGTTCCTCACGCTGGTGATCGCGGTCGTCGGGTCGGGCGGCCCCCTGACCGCGCTACCGGTCGGCGCGGCGTACACGCTGCTCGCCACGGCCGGCTTCCGGTGGGTGCGCAGGCGTGGGCGGCTGCCGTGGTCGGCCGCGTACGTAGTGGTCCAGTTCGCGCTGGCCTTCTCGACGTTCGCGCTGCAGCCGGGCGTGGCCACCACGCTCTTCTTCGTGGTGCTGGTGAGCCAGTGCGTGCTGGTGCTCCCGCGCCCCGCCGTCGTCGTGCTGGTCCTGCTCATCCCGTTCGCGCACGCGCCGATGGAGTCGTGGCAGGCGGCGCTGCGGGAGGGCGTCGGGCTGTTCGCCGCGGTGGTGTTCGCCGCGGTCATCACCGAGCTGCTGCAGCGGGAGCAGCAGCTGCGCCGGGACCTCGCCGAGGCGCACGAGCAGCTGCGCGACTACGCGGCGCAGGCCGAGCGGCTGGCCACCGCCCAGGAACGCAACCGGGTGGCCCGCGACATCCACGACGGGCTCGGGCACTCGCTCACCGTCGTGCAGATGCAGGTCAAGGCCGCCCGCGCGGTGCTGGCCGCCGACCCGGCGAAGGCCGACCCGGCGGCGGTCGATGCGGTGCTCGCGAAGGCGCAGCAGCAGTCGGAGGAGGCGCTGGGCGAGGTGCGCCGTTCGGTGCGTGCCCTCCGCGACCCGCGCGCCACGGAGCCGCTCCCCGAAGCGCTCCGCAGGCTCGCCGAGGAGGCCTCCGCCGTGGGCGTGCCCACCCGGCTCGACGTGTCGGGCACGCAGCGCCCGCTCCCCGACGACGCGCGGGAGGCGCTGTACCGAGCCGCTCAGGAGGGCCTCACGAACGTCCGCAAGCACGCGCGCGCCGGCCGCGCCGACCTGCTGCTGCACTACGGCGAGACCACCGTCCGCGTCGCGGTGCGCGACGACGGCGTGGGCACCGGCGACGGGCACTCACCGGGGTTCGGCCTGGTGGGGCTGCGGGAGCGGGCCGCGCAGATCGGCGGGCAGCTGCGCGTCGAGTCCACGCCGGGTGCCGGCTGCACGCTGACGATGGAGGTACCGGGGTGA
- a CDS encoding YihY/virulence factor BrkB family protein → MITRLLRRAWDDDVLGQSASAAFWQTLSLPPLLLGLFGLLGYAERWFGPDTVVAVQEWIIRISGGVFSRNAMDQIIIPTVAEILTTARGEVVSIGFVLSFWSGSSAMATFVDAITRAHDQYPVRSWVWQRTLGILLYLAGLAVGIVLLPVAALGPDRLLPLVPDAVEPAARDVVNVLYLPVVVVVLVLALTTLYKIALPFKPPWSRGLPGAVLAAVVFLVGATGLRLYLDWITGTGYTYGALAAPIAFLLGMYFIALAVILGAYLNASIQTVRPAPLRRRGRRGTTAPGV, encoded by the coding sequence GTGATCACCCGACTGCTGAGACGGGCGTGGGACGACGACGTGCTCGGCCAGTCCGCCTCGGCGGCGTTCTGGCAGACGCTGTCGCTGCCCCCGCTCCTGCTCGGGCTGTTCGGGTTGCTCGGGTACGCGGAGCGCTGGTTCGGTCCGGACACGGTCGTGGCCGTGCAGGAGTGGATCATCCGGATCAGCGGCGGGGTGTTCAGCCGCAACGCGATGGACCAGATCATCATCCCCACCGTGGCCGAGATCCTCACGACCGCGCGGGGTGAGGTCGTCTCGATCGGGTTCGTGCTGAGCTTCTGGTCGGGCTCCTCGGCGATGGCCACGTTCGTCGACGCGATCACCCGCGCCCACGACCAGTACCCGGTGCGCAGCTGGGTCTGGCAGCGCACCCTCGGGATCCTGCTCTACCTGGCGGGCCTCGCCGTCGGCATCGTGCTGCTGCCGGTCGCGGCACTGGGGCCCGACCGGCTGCTACCGCTGGTGCCCGACGCCGTCGAGCCGGCGGCGCGGGACGTGGTGAACGTCCTCTACCTCCCCGTGGTCGTCGTGGTGCTGGTGCTGGCGCTCACCACGCTGTACAAGATCGCGCTGCCGTTCAAGCCGCCGTGGAGCCGCGGCCTGCCCGGGGCGGTGCTGGCAGCCGTCGTCTTCCTGGTGGGCGCCACCGGCCTGCGGCTGTACCTCGACTGGATCACCGGCACCGGCTACACGTACGGCGCGCTCGCGGCGCCGATCGCCTTCCTGCTCGGCATGTACTTCATCGCGCTGGCGGTGATCCTCGGCGCCTACCTCAACGCGTCGATCCAGACGGTCCGGCCGGCCCCCCTGCGCCGCCGTGGCCGGCGGGGCACGACCGCCCCGGGGGTCTGA
- a CDS encoding SPFH domain-containing protein yields MDLALIITGLLIALIAVVTVMRTVRIVPQARARNVERLGRYQRTLQPGLNFVIPYIDRVYPMIDLREQVVSFRPQPVITEDNLVVEIDTVLYFQVTDPRAAAYEIASYLQAVEQLTVTTLRNVVGSMDLECTLTSRDRINSQLRGVLDEATGKWGLRVNRVEIKAIDPPKTIKDAMEKQMRAERDKRAAILSAEGQRQSQILTAQGDKQGAILRAEGDRTAAILKAEGQSRAIDEVFQAVHRNDPDPKLLAYQYLQVLPQLAQGEGNTFWVIPSEVTSALQGVSRAFTEAVPRSPATLDQRPSDDLAARAAEDAAKAEEAAAEAVADAAVPDGIPHTNGGQPRPAPAGD; encoded by the coding sequence ATGGACCTGGCCCTGATCATCACGGGTCTGCTCATCGCCCTGATCGCGGTGGTCACCGTGATGCGGACCGTCCGGATCGTGCCGCAGGCCCGGGCCCGCAACGTCGAGCGGCTCGGCAGGTACCAGCGCACGCTGCAGCCAGGGCTGAACTTCGTGATCCCCTACATCGACCGCGTCTACCCGATGATCGACCTGCGCGAGCAGGTCGTGTCGTTCCGCCCGCAGCCGGTGATCACCGAGGACAACCTGGTCGTCGAGATCGACACCGTCCTCTACTTCCAGGTCACCGACCCGCGCGCCGCCGCGTACGAGATCGCCAGCTACCTGCAGGCCGTCGAGCAGCTCACGGTCACCACGCTGCGCAACGTGGTCGGGTCGATGGACCTGGAGTGCACGCTCACCTCGCGGGACCGGATCAACAGCCAGCTCCGCGGCGTGCTCGACGAGGCCACCGGCAAGTGGGGGCTGCGGGTCAACCGGGTGGAGATCAAGGCCATCGACCCGCCGAAGACGATCAAGGACGCGATGGAGAAGCAGATGCGCGCCGAGCGGGACAAGCGCGCAGCCATCCTGTCCGCCGAGGGCCAGCGCCAGTCGCAGATCCTGACCGCGCAGGGTGACAAGCAGGGGGCGATCCTGCGCGCGGAGGGCGACCGCACCGCCGCGATCCTCAAGGCGGAGGGCCAGTCGAGGGCGATCGACGAGGTGTTCCAGGCGGTGCACCGCAACGACCCCGACCCGAAGCTGCTCGCCTACCAGTACCTGCAGGTCCTGCCGCAGCTCGCGCAGGGGGAGGGCAACACGTTCTGGGTGATCCCCAGCGAGGTCACCTCCGCGTTGCAGGGGGTGTCGCGCGCCTTCACCGAGGCCGTCCCGCGCTCGCCGGCCACCCTGGACCAGCGCCCGAGCGACGACCTGGCAGCCAGGGCGGCAGAGGACGCGGCGAAGGCCGAGGAAGCCGCGGCCGAAGCGGTCGCCGATGCCGCCGTTCCCGACGGCATCCCGCACACCAACGGCGGGCAGCCGCGGCCTGCGCCGGCCGGCGACTAG